One Pleurocapsa sp. PCC 7327 DNA segment encodes these proteins:
- a CDS encoding GAF domain-containing protein has product MTQLFSPDPNSDKDPSGLQLHRDEISSQLQAEQESALSLTVEENEESSPAEDLPTLEPPKISLKAKVAALAGIAVMLPVLAVGTATYYFGNRAISEQTILSRRADTTGVVEPKLVQQKRLLATLLIGTGGTALLGGALAALLARRTFRSAAIADAATVERGDEEGIQLIREGIQPPHPSYDSEEILKMSVEEVRKTLNCDRVVVYSLDQDSYGIVAAESVLPGYPQALGRKIEDPCFEARYLDKYKNGRVRALDNIYEAGMTPCYIEQLETLEVKANLVAPILNEGKLFGLLVAHQCSGTRTWQQKEIVFVTQMAAQMGFMLDYAKLVGDRDRLQKQAEIEAQWTQYFTDAIQHIRSSLNREDILEVSTEEVRRVLNCDRVVVYSLDRNSYGVVIAESVAPGWSRALGRTIEDPCFEARYLEKYKNGRVRALNNIRQAGMTPCYIEQLETLEVKANLVAPILNEGKLFGLLVAHQCSEPRIWKQYEIRWVAQSATQVGFALDNANLLANATRLQQQLETETQWTQYFTDAIQYIRSSLNREDILEVSTEEVRRVLNCDRVVVYSLDSNSYGVVVAESVLPGYPKALGRTIEDPCFEARYLDKYKNGRVRALNNIRQAGMTPCYIEQLETLEVKANLVVPILNEGKLFGLLVAHQCSSPREWKQHEIRWVAQIATQIGFALDNAKLLVNSTHLQQQAAIETQLTQQFTDAIQHIRSSLNREDILEVSTEEVRRVLNCDRVVIYSLDRNSYGVVIAESVAPGWSRALGRTIEDPCFEARYLEKYKNGRVRALNNIREAGMTQCYIEQLETLQVKANLVTPLLNEGKLFGLLVAHQCSEPRVWQQLEIRWVTQIATQVGFALDNATLLRQLETEGMQNRLLKNFTLRIREKLNEKNLLKVTVEETRKAIGTDRAIVYRFDANWEGTVVAESVLPSFPRALRATIKDPCFAKEYAQKYRDGRIRAIDNIYEADLTECHREQLEAFAVKANLVAPILTGDRLYGLLIVHQCSAPRNWQNFEIDLLTQLALQTGLALDRASLLKEVEQARQLAQKASQEQLRQKELLAQQISELLSNSKTAFDSLCAKITRHSQAIADFLAQMQAVTDSIREKTTSLKQVKLQQGQSSQTVPTEQKNVDWVEDSIATIEETIAEATEKMQHLSQSYQQLFEMVNFVNDLRGQMNYPLSNVSVESERGEEVSQSSIVSIGRTVSPLTHRLAKQTAQIESLIREIDIEANDEQAQSLAFINQFVREIASLASQISEQSMAVTESFNKLAEFAQDLPTDTDLL; this is encoded by the coding sequence ATGACTCAACTTTTCTCTCCCGATCCAAACAGCGACAAAGATCCCTCTGGTCTCCAGCTTCATAGGGATGAAATTTCCTCTCAACTACAAGCCGAACAAGAATCTGCTCTCTCGTTAACTGTTGAAGAAAATGAAGAGTCATCGCCTGCTGAGGACTTACCCACGCTAGAGCCGCCAAAAATATCTTTAAAAGCCAAAGTAGCAGCTCTAGCAGGTATTGCGGTTATGCTTCCGGTTCTGGCTGTGGGAACGGCAACTTATTACTTTGGCAATCGAGCAATTAGCGAACAAACAATCCTGTCAAGACGAGCTGATACTACGGGCGTAGTCGAACCGAAATTAGTACAGCAAAAACGACTGCTGGCTACTTTGTTAATTGGAACTGGTGGAACAGCTTTGCTAGGTGGCGCACTTGCCGCACTCTTGGCTCGCCGTACTTTTCGTTCGGCTGCAATTGCCGACGCAGCCACTGTAGAGCGAGGAGATGAAGAAGGAATACAGTTAATTAGAGAAGGAATTCAACCGCCACATCCATCTTACGATTCCGAAGAGATTCTTAAGATGAGCGTCGAAGAAGTCAGAAAAACCCTCAACTGCGATCGCGTCGTCGTCTACAGTTTAGACCAAGACTCCTATGGAATAGTAGCAGCCGAATCGGTTCTCCCAGGCTATCCCCAAGCTTTAGGAAGAAAGATTGAAGACCCTTGTTTTGAAGCTAGATATCTAGACAAATATAAAAATGGTCGCGTCAGAGCGCTAGACAATATCTACGAAGCGGGGATGACTCCATGCTATATCGAGCAGTTGGAAACCTTAGAAGTCAAGGCAAATTTGGTTGCGCCGATCCTCAATGAAGGCAAGTTATTTGGTTTATTGGTCGCCCATCAGTGTTCGGGGACGCGTACTTGGCAGCAAAAAGAAATTGTGTTCGTCACTCAGATGGCAGCCCAAATGGGCTTTATGCTTGATTATGCCAAGCTTGTAGGCGATCGCGATCGACTGCAAAAACAAGCAGAAATCGAAGCGCAATGGACTCAATACTTTACCGACGCAATCCAACACATTCGCTCCTCGCTTAATCGAGAAGACATTCTCGAAGTCAGCACCGAAGAAGTCAGAAGAGTCCTCAACTGCGATCGCGTTGTGGTCTACAGTCTAGATCGGAACTCTTATGGCGTGGTAATTGCCGAATCAGTGGCTCCAGGCTGGAGTAGAGCTTTAGGAAGAACGATAGAAGACCCCTGTTTTGAAGCGCGGTATTTGGAAAAGTATAAAAATGGTCGCGTCAGGGCGCTCAACAATATCCGCCAAGCGGGGATGACTCCATGTTATATCGAGCAATTGGAAACTCTCGAAGTCAAGGCGAATTTGGTTGCACCGATCCTCAACGAAGGCAAGTTATTTGGCTTATTGGTGGCGCATCAGTGTTCTGAACCTCGGATCTGGAAGCAGTATGAAATCAGATGGGTAGCGCAGAGTGCCACCCAAGTTGGCTTTGCTCTCGATAATGCCAACCTACTCGCCAACGCCACTCGCCTACAACAACAGCTAGAGACAGAAACCCAATGGACACAATACTTCACCGACGCGATCCAATATATTCGCTCCTCGCTCAATCGAGAGGATATTCTCGAAGTTAGCACTGAAGAAGTTAGAAGAGTCCTCAATTGCGATCGCGTCGTCGTCTACAGTCTAGATAGCAATTCCTATGGAGTGGTGGTAGCCGAATCAGTTCTCCCAGGCTACCCCAAGGCTTTAGGAAGAACCATTGAAGACCCCTGTTTTGAAGCTAGATATCTAGACAAATATAAAAATGGTCGCGTCAGGGCACTCAACAATATCCGCCAAGCGGGGATGACTCCATGTTATATCGAGCAGTTAGAAACTCTCGAAGTCAAGGCGAATTTGGTTGTACCTATCCTCAATGAAGGCAAGTTATTTGGGTTGTTAGTCGCCCATCAGTGTTCGAGTCCGCGCGAGTGGAAACAGCATGAAATCAGATGGGTAGCGCAGATCGCCACCCAAATCGGCTTTGCTCTCGACAATGCCAAACTTTTAGTCAACTCTACTCATTTACAACAACAGGCAGCAATCGAAACTCAGTTAACACAGCAATTTACCGACGCAATCCAACACATTCGCTCCTCGCTTAATCGAGAAGACATTCTCGAAGTCAGCACCGAAGAAGTCAGAAGAGTCCTCAACTGCGATCGCGTCGTCATCTACAGTCTAGATCGGAACTCTTACGGCGTGGTAATTGCCGAATCAGTGGCTCCAGGCTGGAGTAGAGCTTTAGGAAGAACGATAGAAGACCCCTGTTTTGAAGCGCGGTATTTGGAAAAGTATAAAAATGGTCGCGTCAGGGCACTCAATAATATCCGCGAAGCTGGGATGACCCAATGCTACATCGAGCAATTAGAAACGTTGCAAGTTAAAGCTAATTTGGTTACGCCGCTCCTCAACGAAGGCAAGTTATTTGGCTTATTAGTTGCTCATCAGTGTTCTGAACCTCGCGTTTGGCAACAATTAGAAATTAGATGGGTAACGCAAATTGCTACCCAAGTCGGCTTTGCTCTCGATAATGCCACGCTTCTACGACAACTGGAGACTGAGGGCATGCAAAATCGATTGCTGAAAAACTTTACTCTCCGCATTCGGGAAAAGCTCAACGAAAAAAATCTTCTCAAAGTCACTGTTGAAGAAACCCGTAAAGCCATTGGTACTGACCGCGCCATCGTTTATCGCTTCGATGCCAATTGGGAGGGAACTGTTGTAGCAGAATCGGTTCTTCCTAGCTTCCCAAGAGCGCTGCGAGCGACAATCAAAGACCCTTGTTTTGCCAAGGAATATGCTCAAAAATATCGCGACGGTCGTATCCGGGCGATCGACAATATTTATGAGGCAGATCTGACCGAATGTCACCGAGAGCAACTAGAAGCCTTTGCTGTCAAAGCCAATTTGGTAGCACCGATTCTGACGGGCGATCGACTATATGGTTTATTAATTGTCCATCAATGCTCCGCACCCCGAAACTGGCAGAATTTTGAAATCGATCTATTGACTCAACTCGCTTTACAAACAGGACTGGCTCTCGATCGCGCTAGTCTGCTCAAAGAGGTAGAGCAAGCGCGGCAGCTAGCTCAAAAAGCTTCTCAAGAACAGTTGCGACAAAAAGAATTGCTCGCTCAGCAGATATCAGAACTGCTGAGCAATAGCAAAACGGCTTTCGATAGCCTCTGTGCCAAGATTACTCGTCACTCGCAAGCGATTGCAGATTTTCTCGCTCAAATGCAGGCAGTGACAGACTCGATTAGGGAAAAGACGACTAGCCTCAAACAAGTAAAACTTCAACAGGGACAATCGAGTCAGACAGTACCAACCGAACAAAAAAACGTCGATTGGGTCGAGGATAGCATTGCCACAATCGAGGAAACCATCGCGGAAGCTACTGAAAAAATGCAGCACCTGAGCCAGTCTTACCAACAACTGTTCGAGATGGTGAATTTCGTCAACGATCTCAGAGGACAGATGAACTATCCACTCAGCAATGTATCGGTTGAAAGCGAACGAGGGGAAGAGGTAAGCCAGAGTTCGATTGTTTCCATTGGTAGGACAGTAAGTCCTTTAACGCATCGGTTAGCCAAACAGACGGCACAAATCGAATCTCTTATTAGAGAAATTGATATAGAAGCCAATGACGAACAAGCTCAGTCTCTAGCGTTTATCAACCAATTCGTTCGAGAAATCGCTAGCCTTGCCAGCCAGATTTCCGAACAATCTATGGCAGTAACGGAATCTTTTAATAAACTAGCGGAATTCGCCCAAGACCTGCCGACCGATACCGATCTGTTGTAG
- a CDS encoding response regulator — protein MIRNHSLLKTKPVVMMTGNTGLIDRAKARMAGATDYLTKPFSRSEFLEILNKYVNSNFTNLTRG, from the coding sequence TTGATTAGAAATCATTCTTTACTCAAGACAAAGCCAGTCGTAATGATGACGGGAAATACAGGACTTATCGATCGCGCTAAAGCCAGAATGGCTGGAGCAACTGACTATCTAACAAAACCTTTCTCTCGCTCAGAGTTTCTTGAGATACTAAATAAGTATGTCAATAGTAATTTCACTAACCTCACGAGGGGTTGA
- a CDS encoding winged helix-turn-helix domain-containing protein — protein sequence MRIISLKAFIGLLIIAVLFDIREENYLSSLEKQEVIQWLQHKGEWNWEELIEYLQKQYQVSYSSLQSYYQLFNDAGISWHKGVKKNKARLRTSQSSQSRYPFSLKRKSISH from the coding sequence ATGCGAATCATTTCTCTCAAAGCATTTATTGGATTGTTAATTATAGCAGTCCTATTTGATATAAGAGAAGAAAATTATCTTTCTTCTCTTGAAAAACAAGAAGTAATTCAATGGTTACAGCACAAAGGAGAATGGAACTGGGAAGAATTAATCGAATATCTCCAAAAACAGTATCAAGTAAGCTATAGTTCGTTACAGAGTTACTATCAATTGTTTAATGATGCTGGAATTAGCTGGCATAAAGGAGTAAAAAAAAACAAAGCAAGACTTAGAACAAGTCAAAGCAGTCAATCAAGATATCCATTCTCTCTTAAAAGAAAATCAATCAGCCATTAA
- a CDS encoding transposase: MDECHLMSGDICGYGWGNCKERRTVDVLNYRDRQTYYGAVDLFSQQLLIQKTKTADGTQTLNFVKYLQSQRPNSRLILIWDGASYHRGQEFQDYLAEVNHHCQDNARQIHCQLFAPYAPSENPIENIWSQVKNFLKRFHRFCKSFSIAKRLFELFIDSHLFTMPNLNHYDAFSHLF, translated from the coding sequence ATTGATGAATGTCATCTTATGAGTGGAGATATTTGCGGTTATGGGTGGGGAAACTGCAAAGAAAGAAGAACTGTCGATGTTCTCAATTATCGTGACCGTCAAACCTATTATGGTGCAGTGGATTTGTTTTCTCAACAATTATTGATTCAAAAAACCAAAACTGCTGATGGAACACAGACCTTAAACTTTGTAAAATATCTTCAATCTCAAAGACCCAATAGCCGTTTAATCCTGATTTGGGATGGAGCGAGTTATCATCGTGGTCAAGAATTTCAGGATTACTTGGCTGAGGTTAATCATCATTGTCAAGACAATGCAAGGCAGATTCATTGTCAACTATTTGCCCCTTATGCGCCGTCTGAGAATCCAATTGAAAATATTTGGTCACAAGTCAAAAATTTCTTGAAAAGATTTCATCGTTTCTGTAAATCCTTTTCGATCGCAAAACGATTATTTGAGTTATTTATTGATTCCCATTTATTTACGATGCCTAACTTAAATCATTATGACGCTTTCTCTCATTTATTTTAG
- a CDS encoding PstS family phosphate ABC transporter substrate-binding protein, whose translation MSKEKHKRVISPTVMGISIAIAISLIWSLGLIGKGLWQLVQESNAQSAQSEVRIPNSFAQVKNVATGVFNYGGSTEWAPLRLLVDSAIQAERPELQLRYIQPKHEPPGSRTGIRMLLEGQLTFAQSSHPLREEEYELARQRGFNLKQIPVAVDSVVVAVHRDLDISGLTLDQLRSIYNGQIVNWQQIGGPDLQIVPYSRPASVGGTVEWFEEKILKGQAFDSNVGFVSTTTEALRQLADNPGGIYYDSAAVVLPQCTIKTLPLGQKPGELISPYQKPFISSTKCPNRRNEINIEAFQTAQYPLTHYLYVIIKQNGGIEERVGEAYANFLLTPQGQKLIARAGFIPIR comes from the coding sequence ATCGGCAAAGGACTTTGGCAGTTAGTCCAAGAGTCAAACGCGCAGTCCGCGCAATCTGAAGTCAGAATTCCTAACAGTTTTGCTCAAGTAAAAAATGTGGCTACTGGAGTTTTTAATTACGGCGGCAGCACGGAATGGGCACCGCTTCGGCTGTTGGTAGATTCAGCCATTCAAGCAGAACGACCTGAATTGCAGTTGCGCTACATACAACCCAAACATGAGCCTCCCGGTTCTCGAACGGGAATCCGAATGTTACTAGAGGGTCAACTGACCTTTGCTCAGTCTTCCCATCCTTTGCGCGAAGAGGAATACGAGCTAGCTAGACAACGAGGTTTTAATCTCAAACAAATTCCTGTTGCTGTTGATAGTGTCGTTGTAGCCGTTCATCGAGACTTGGATATTTCTGGGTTAACCCTCGACCAATTGCGATCGATCTACAACGGTCAAATAGTTAATTGGCAGCAGATTGGCGGACCTGACCTACAAATTGTGCCCTATTCTCGTCCAGCGAGTGTCGGCGGTACAGTTGAGTGGTTTGAGGAAAAAATTTTAAAAGGTCAAGCGTTTGACTCGAATGTTGGGTTCGTCTCGACAACAACAGAAGCGCTGCGCCAGCTAGCAGACAACCCAGGTGGGATTTACTATGATTCTGCTGCCGTAGTTTTGCCTCAATGTACGATTAAGACATTACCACTAGGTCAAAAACCAGGCGAATTGATTTCTCCTTACCAAAAGCCTTTCATCTCTTCAACTAAATGTCCCAATCGACGCAATGAGATAAATATCGAGGCTTTTCAAACCGCACAATATCCGCTTACGCATTACCTATACGTAATAATCAAGCAGAACGGTGGCATTGAAGAGCGAGTAGGAGAAGCTTATGCGAATTTTCTCCTCACGCCCCAGGGTCAGAAACTGATTGCTAGAGCTGGATTTATTCCGATTCGTTGA